One Mycolicibacterium sp. ND9-15 genomic window, GTGGAGTCGAGCGGAAAGATCAGTTCAGGCATCGGAATCCCTATCAAGGTCGCGGGAGCGTTCGGTGCAGCGGGTTGGCGCTGGTTCTCTGCCGACGCATGGTCGGCGGCGGTGCGGTGACAACCCCGGGGCGATCGGCGGTGGCGCGTGTCGCTTCCTCGAGAGCCATCGCGATGCCGGTACGCCCCACATGGGGCACCGACATCATCTTGCGTGCACGTCCGGAGCATTCCGGGCAGTCGACGATGTCCGGGCGGTTGTGCATGGGATGCATCTGTTGGGTGATGCCGCAGCCGGATTCGCATCGGTATGCGTAGAGGACCATCGTCATCTCCCTGTTCGCCCGGTGACATCGCGGACAACGTGCAACCCGCATACCCGGTCGGGGTCGACGTAACCCTGGGGCACGATGAAGCGGTGACGACCCGCGAGCAGGCCCAGGCGATCCTCGAACAGTTGGCGGGGCCGCACGCCACCCTGCGCGACGACCAGTGGGCGGCGATCGAGGCGCTGGTGGTGCACCGGCGCCGCGCCCTGGTCGTACAGCG contains:
- a CDS encoding FmdB family zinc ribbon protein, whose translation is MVLYAYRCESGCGITQQMHPMHNRPDIVDCPECSGRARKMMSVPHVGRTGIAMALEEATRATADRPGVVTAPPPTMRRQRTSANPLHRTLPRP